From the Drechmeria coniospora strain ARSEF 6962 chromosome 02, whole genome shotgun sequence genome, the window CGTGCAGAACTCGGTggcaccctcgacggccagctcggcacAATCAACCCTTCCCTCTCCTTTCGATGACTCGGTCGCGTCCGACTTCAAAGCCTCGGCCAGCGACATCAAGTGCCCCACCTTTATGACGAACCTGCTGGCGGATCCCAAGTTCAAGAGCTGCTATCCCATATCGATGCTCATGCAGGTAAGCTTGCGGAACCCCGGGCCCGCAACGCCCGAGGCCCGAAATGCGGGACGACACAGGCGCTGGCTGACACGCGAGCTCGCTAGACATCGACGGGCTTTTTCAACGCGCAAAAGAAGCTCGTCAGCATCGTGAGTGTCCTCGACGCGACCTGCAAAGCCGACGTCAACTCCTGTGCCGACTTTCTCAACTCGGCCGCCCAGAACCTCACGCAAGAGGGCAACTGCAAGGTCGAGATCGACCAGCGGATGCCGACGGTTGTCCAGGCATGGCGTGGCCTGAGGACGTACAAGCTGCTGTACCAGTCGACCTGCTTGAAGAACTCCACCACGGGCTCGTACTgctacgccgacgccgtcaccAACACAGCCGTGCCTTCGGACGCATACCTATACTTCCTGCCGTATGGCCTCGCGCTGCCGAAcagctcgacgccatcgtgcAGCTGGTGCAACCAAGAGACCATGGCCATGTATcattcggcctcggccgaccgaTCAAACTTCATCGCCGGATCGTACGAGGTCGCCGCGAAGCAGATCAACAATAAATGCGGCGAGACTTTTTCGGAAGCGACGctgcccgacgccgagagcGGCGCTGGCACGACGTCGGTGCCTCCGCACCTAACCCTCCTGGCGAGCGCGTCCATTgccgccctcttcctcggcttcgtcctaTAAAGGTGTCATCTCTGCACTCCTGGTCGCCGAAGCGCCCCATGCACACGCACCGAGGGCCCTCTGTCGACGTTACGACTTCTTCGTTTTCTCTTTCCATTTTCACCTCGGTGATGCTTTCTTGTTCCTATCACATCTTTCGGGGAGGGGTAGACATCCT encodes:
- a CDS encoding C6 transcription factor; protein product: MYNYNLESTDSASSPPPVLHIFASFIHIHIAKRQRSLLARLRRQRFRFRCDFGIFDLINHPPIADCRLTPRQRPYRRKETRRTKTTPKPVVDDSPTSHSSTNAERRIGVGLIALVPVIIQSADHATLHGLSRGTQSGGLVTQDRRATAAGVVASSRHACSHLRHFFAILMLVLVTGEVHFKANILLPISTAAASAPDAYPPQITAPSSYDDSKPVLLVDDRPLLSKPKPIGHEELKRLEQRDETQSSSSDAQISVQNSVAPSTASSAQSTLPSPFDDSVASDFKASASDIKCPTFMTNLLADPKFKSCYPISMLMQTSTGFFNAQKKLVSIVSVLDATCKADVNSCADFLNSAAQNLTQEGNCKVEIDQRMPTVVQAWRGLRTYKLLYQSTCLKNSTTGSYCYADAVTNTAVPSDAYLYFLPYGLALPNSSTPSCSWCNQETMAMYHSASADRSNFIAGSYEVAAKQINNKCGETFSEATLPDAESGAGTTSVPPHLTLLASASIAALFLGFVL